One Pantoea trifolii genomic region harbors:
- a CDS encoding aldehyde dehydrogenase family protein produces the protein MTDNVISRNPTTGEIIATYPLQSAAELEAALQQSADAFAEWRYTAMPQRVKVLRQLAEQIRQRQDELATMATLEMGKPIAQARAEVLKCANLCDWYAEHGPAILADKPTLVENQQAWQSFRPLGVILAVMPWNFPYWQVLRGAVSMLLAGNTYVLKHAPSVMGSANLMTSLFDATDLPKGGFTVINVDNDGVSAAIKDPRIAAVAVTGSVRAGGAIAAQAGAVLKKTVLELGGADPFIVLADADLDAAVASAVTGRYQNTGQVCMAAKRFIIEESVAEAFETRFSAAVRALKIGDPLAEETYIGPMARYDLRDELDNQVQQTIKEGARLVLGGHKIDGPGNYYAPTILADVTPAMTAFQQEIFGPVAAITVARDAQHALDLANDSEFGLSATVWSGNEALTNELAEKLETGAVFINGNGASDPRVAIGGVKKSGYGRELSSFGVHEFCNIQTVWKNRR, from the coding sequence ATGACTGACAACGTTATCTCCCGCAACCCAACTACCGGCGAAATCATCGCAACCTATCCGCTGCAAAGCGCAGCTGAACTGGAAGCCGCATTGCAGCAAAGTGCTGATGCCTTCGCAGAGTGGCGCTATACGGCAATGCCGCAGCGAGTCAAAGTACTGCGTCAACTGGCAGAACAGATTCGCCAACGACAAGATGAGTTGGCAACCATGGCGACGCTGGAAATGGGTAAGCCAATCGCTCAGGCACGTGCTGAAGTACTGAAATGCGCCAATCTCTGTGACTGGTATGCCGAACACGGCCCGGCGATCCTTGCCGACAAACCCACGCTGGTGGAAAACCAACAAGCGTGGCAGTCGTTTCGCCCGCTCGGCGTCATCCTTGCAGTAATGCCATGGAACTTCCCTTATTGGCAGGTTCTGCGCGGCGCAGTCAGCATGTTACTGGCGGGTAATACCTATGTGCTGAAACATGCACCAAGCGTAATGGGATCCGCCAATCTGATGACGTCACTGTTTGATGCCACCGATCTGCCTAAAGGCGGCTTCACTGTGATCAATGTCGATAATGATGGCGTTTCGGCCGCGATCAAAGATCCGCGTATTGCCGCTGTAGCGGTAACCGGCAGCGTGCGTGCAGGCGGAGCTATTGCAGCGCAAGCCGGTGCAGTATTGAAAAAAACCGTGCTGGAACTGGGCGGCGCGGATCCTTTCATTGTGCTGGCAGATGCAGACCTTGATGCTGCAGTGGCCTCAGCGGTCACAGGACGCTACCAGAACACCGGACAGGTCTGCATGGCAGCCAAGCGCTTCATCATTGAAGAAAGCGTCGCAGAAGCGTTTGAGACGCGTTTCAGCGCAGCGGTACGGGCATTGAAGATCGGCGATCCTTTGGCAGAAGAAACCTATATCGGCCCCATGGCGCGTTACGATCTGCGTGATGAGCTGGATAATCAGGTGCAGCAGACCATTAAGGAGGGCGCCCGTCTGGTATTAGGCGGCCATAAGATCGACGGCCCAGGCAACTATTACGCCCCAACGATCCTCGCAGATGTCACACCAGCCATGACTGCTTTCCAGCAGGAGATCTTTGGCCCGGTCGCTGCGATTACCGTTGCTCGTGATGCACAACATGCCCTTGATCTGGCTAACGACAGCGAGTTCGGCCTGAGTGCAACAGTGTGGAGCGGTAATGAAGCACTGACCAACGAACTGGCGGAAAAACTGGAGACCGGCGCGGTGTTTATCAACGGCAATGGCGCGTCAGATCCGCGTGTTGCGATTGGTGGCGTGAAGAAGAGCGGCTATGGTCGTGAACTGTCGAGCTTTGGTGTCCACGAATTCTGCAACATTCAGACGGTATGGAAAAACCGCCGCTAA
- a CDS encoding nucleoside permease: MKTTIPKLSFMMFLEWFIWGAWFVPLWAFLSKNGFSPVEIAWCYACTSIAAILSPILVGSLADRFFQAQKVLSLLTIIGSILMFFAAQQIHFGGFFPLLLLYALTYMPTIALTNSIAFSHVADVERDYPRIRVMGTLGWIASGIVCGFLPPLLGYGDISASNVPLLITAASSLLLGIFALTLPATEPKSTGKFSLRVALGLDALHLLKDRSFLVFFVCSFLFSMPLAFYYIFAEGYLTEVGLPHATGWMTLGQVSEIFFLLALPFFIKRFGIGKVLLLGLTTAALRYVFFVFGGDQNMLTYGLLFMGILLHGVSYDFYFITAYIYVDKKAPVAMRNAAQGLITLACQGIGSLLGYRLGGYLMQEMFAYDQPRNGQTFNWAGMWMFGSVMIVMITIAFIVLFRDGKKRSDELTAFDNSATADSHK, encoded by the coding sequence ATGAAAACAACAATCCCAAAACTGTCGTTCATGATGTTTCTTGAGTGGTTTATCTGGGGCGCATGGTTTGTACCGCTCTGGGCATTTCTCAGCAAAAACGGCTTCTCGCCAGTTGAGATCGCGTGGTGCTACGCCTGTACCTCGATAGCCGCCATCCTGTCGCCGATCCTTGTCGGATCGCTGGCCGATCGCTTCTTTCAGGCGCAAAAAGTGTTGTCACTGCTCACCATCATCGGCTCGATCCTGATGTTCTTTGCAGCTCAGCAAATCCACTTCGGCGGCTTCTTCCCGCTGTTGTTGCTGTATGCGCTCACTTACATGCCAACCATTGCCTTAACCAATAGCATCGCGTTTTCGCACGTTGCGGATGTGGAGCGTGATTACCCACGCATTCGCGTTATGGGGACCCTTGGCTGGATTGCCTCCGGCATCGTTTGTGGTTTCCTGCCGCCGCTGCTGGGCTATGGCGATATTTCAGCCAGCAACGTGCCGTTATTGATCACTGCGGCAAGTTCGCTGTTGCTCGGCATTTTTGCCCTGACGTTACCCGCAACTGAGCCGAAAAGCACCGGCAAATTCAGCCTTCGCGTCGCGCTTGGCCTGGATGCGCTGCATCTGCTGAAGGATCGCAGCTTCCTCGTCTTCTTCGTCTGCTCCTTCCTGTTCAGCATGCCGCTGGCGTTTTACTACATCTTTGCCGAAGGCTATCTGACGGAAGTCGGCTTGCCGCATGCCACCGGCTGGATGACGCTCGGTCAGGTTTCAGAAATCTTCTTCCTGCTGGCGCTGCCGTTCTTCATTAAACGCTTTGGCATCGGTAAAGTGCTGCTGCTGGGATTGACTACCGCCGCGTTACGCTACGTGTTCTTTGTGTTCGGCGGCGATCAAAACATGCTGACGTACGGCTTGCTGTTCATGGGCATTCTGCTGCACGGCGTCAGCTACGATTTCTACTTCATCACTGCTTACATTTACGTTGATAAGAAAGCGCCAGTGGCAATGCGTAACGCCGCGCAAGGGCTGATCACACTTGCCTGTCAGGGCATCGGTAGCCTGCTCGGTTACCGCCTGGGCGGCTATCTGATGCAGGAAATGTTTGCCTACGACCAACCCCGCAACGGCCAGACTTTCAACTGGGCCGGCATGTGGATGTTTGGCAGCGTGATGATCGTAATGATCACCATCGCCTTTATCGTCCTGTTCCGCGACGGTAAAAAACGCAGCGATGAGCTTACCGCTTTCGATAATTCAGCAACCGCTGACAGCCATAAATAA
- a CDS encoding ADP-ribosylglycohydrolase family protein, translating to MTTQEKRILGAFYGQALGDAMGMPSELWPRSRVKQHFGWIDRFLPGPAENNAACYFGRAAFTDDTSMALALADAIVSHDGEINAETIGANILHWAESFDAFNKNVLGPTSKIALNAMKAGTPVSQLENNGMTNGAAMRVSPLGCLLPARDLSAFIDAVALASSPTHKSDVAISGATVIAWAVSRAIDGASWTTIRDELPTIARAAQEMRVTTFSASMAARLELALSVVAQGRGVESTMQQIYDLVGTGTSTIESVPAAIAMVQLAETDPNRCAILCANLGGDTDTIGAMAVAICGALHGIDSIDVALKAELDAANALDFTRYSAAFTRFRQQREAAYADA from the coding sequence ATGACAACGCAAGAAAAACGGATTTTAGGCGCGTTTTACGGCCAGGCGCTGGGCGATGCGATGGGCATGCCATCGGAATTGTGGCCACGATCGCGCGTGAAGCAGCACTTCGGCTGGATCGATCGCTTCCTGCCTGGTCCGGCTGAAAACAATGCCGCCTGCTACTTTGGCCGGGCGGCCTTTACCGATGACACGTCCATGGCGCTGGCATTGGCTGATGCGATCGTCTCTCACGATGGTGAGATCAACGCGGAAACCATCGGCGCAAATATTTTGCACTGGGCCGAGTCGTTTGATGCCTTTAACAAGAACGTACTTGGACCGACTTCAAAAATCGCGCTCAACGCGATGAAAGCAGGGACGCCGGTGTCGCAGCTGGAAAATAACGGCATGACCAACGGCGCAGCAATGCGCGTGTCCCCGCTCGGCTGTCTACTGCCAGCACGCGATTTATCCGCTTTCATTGATGCCGTCGCACTGGCGTCGAGCCCAACGCACAAATCGGATGTCGCGATTTCCGGCGCGACGGTGATTGCGTGGGCGGTTTCGCGTGCTATTGATGGTGCCAGCTGGACAACGATCCGCGATGAACTGCCTACGATTGCACGCGCGGCGCAGGAGATGCGTGTTACCACCTTTAGCGCATCAATGGCGGCACGCCTCGAACTGGCGTTGAGCGTTGTCGCGCAGGGCAGGGGCGTGGAATCTACGATGCAGCAGATTTACGATCTGGTTGGCACCGGCACCAGCACCATTGAATCGGTACCGGCGGCGATTGCGATGGTGCAATTAGCTGAAACCGATCCGAATCGCTGCGCGATCCTTTGCGCTAACCTCGGCGGCGATACCGATACCATCGGCGCGATGGCGGTGGCGATTTGCGGTGCGCTGCATGGCATCGACAGTATTGATGTTGCCCTGAAAGCCGAGCTGGATGCCGCTAACGCGCTGGATTTCACCCGCTACAGCGCCGCATTTACGCGTTTCCGCCAGCAGCGCGAGGCCGCTTATGCTGACGCCTGA